In Verrucomicrobiota bacterium, a single window of DNA contains:
- a CDS encoding type II toxin-antitoxin system VapC family toxin, translating into MSAVELALEKVKKLSESEARELLSWMRHFACHNYVKQKRQGAILKHPIADILIGAFALRFQGLLTRNGREFRRLVPSLTVVES; encoded by the coding sequence GTGAGCGCGGTTGAACTTGCTCTCGAAAAAGTCAAGAAGCTCTCTGAAAGCGAAGCTCGTGAGCTTCTGAGTTGGATGCGACACTTCGCCTGCCACAATTACGTGAAGCAGAAACGTCAAGGTGCGATTCTCAAGCACCCAATTGCGGACATTCTCATCGGCGCATTCGCCCTGCGGTTTCAAGGCTTGTTGACGCGCAACGGCAGGGAATTCCGCAGGCTTGTTCCATCGCTCACCGTCGTTGAATCATGA